The Algoriphagus halophilus genome window below encodes:
- a CDS encoding serine hydrolase domain-containing protein, translating to MRKVKLFKFGVHFIFWGILISHSISAQVNVQKIEGSLPTILDSANIPGISIAILDQGKITYSKTFGSKEQGKEGKISKQTIFEAASLTKPIVAFCAMKLVEMGKLDLDKPLFQYMEYPDVASDPRYQMITARMVLSHQTGFPNWRKNRNSNKLEIKFEPGSKFGYSGEGFVFLQKVMEHIEGKRLEEIAQEFVFQPLQMQRSFLTFPETDDFAVGHNPKNEPNPKFKPNKANAAYSLHTTAEDYSKFLIELMHPSLIDPALVSRMISQETLMDSKDPSLGWGLGLGINTTSRDQYIWHWGDNGIFRAFFIFSPKTEVGLVYFTNSQNGLSIVKRMIHLTFSDPEVMENWNEYKQFDDE from the coding sequence GGGAATTCTAATTTCCCACTCCATATCCGCCCAGGTGAATGTTCAGAAGATTGAAGGCTCCCTTCCAACAATTTTGGATAGTGCCAACATACCTGGCATCAGCATCGCCATCCTCGACCAAGGAAAGATCACTTATTCCAAAACTTTCGGAAGTAAGGAGCAAGGAAAGGAGGGTAAAATAAGTAAACAAACCATTTTTGAGGCCGCTTCCTTGACCAAACCCATAGTTGCCTTTTGTGCCATGAAGTTAGTAGAAATGGGAAAGTTGGACCTGGATAAGCCTCTTTTCCAGTACATGGAATATCCAGATGTAGCTTCCGATCCTAGGTATCAAATGATCACGGCAAGAATGGTGCTATCCCACCAGACGGGATTCCCAAACTGGAGGAAAAACAGGAATAGCAATAAGTTAGAAATCAAATTCGAACCCGGATCCAAATTTGGATACTCAGGGGAGGGCTTCGTATTCCTTCAAAAAGTAATGGAACACATCGAAGGGAAAAGGTTGGAAGAAATTGCTCAGGAATTTGTTTTTCAACCTTTGCAAATGCAACGGAGCTTCCTGACTTTTCCTGAAACAGATGATTTTGCAGTAGGACATAACCCAAAAAATGAACCCAATCCAAAATTCAAGCCTAATAAGGCAAATGCAGCTTATAGCTTACACACTACTGCCGAGGATTATTCGAAATTCTTGATAGAACTCATGCACCCGAGTTTGATAGATCCTGCATTGGTGTCAAGAATGATTTCCCAAGAAACACTAATGGACTCCAAAGATCCTTCTCTGGGATGGGGTTTAGGCCTAGGAATCAATACTACTTCACGAGATCAATATATCTGGCATTGGGGAGACAATGGCATTTTTAGAGCTTTCTTTATCTTTTCTCCCAAAACAGAAGTGGGGCTTGTCTACTTCACCAATAGCCAAAATGGCCTAAGCATTGTCAAAAGAATGATCCATCTTACTTTTTCTGATCCGGAGGTTATGGAAAATTGGAACGAATACAAGCAGTTTGATGATGAATAA
- a CDS encoding YdeI/OmpD-associated family protein translates to MMNKNVDNYFVEGCGRCPLGGTPQCKVHSWAQELDLLRAILQESELKEESKWGVPCYTYQGENVLILSAFKEYCCLSFFKGALLKDPYKILSKQGENTYAARLILFTHVQEIQKLTSQIKSTISEAIEVEKSGLKLPAKEYTAKDFVNELQQKLEEDPSFKSAFEALTPGRQRGYNLYFSQAKQSVTRFSRIEKSMIKIFEGKGWNER, encoded by the coding sequence ATGATGAATAAAAATGTAGACAACTACTTCGTTGAAGGATGTGGAAGGTGTCCCTTGGGAGGAACTCCCCAGTGTAAAGTCCATTCTTGGGCTCAGGAACTCGATCTTCTTCGCGCAATCCTTCAGGAAAGTGAGTTAAAGGAAGAATCCAAATGGGGAGTTCCCTGTTATACCTACCAAGGGGAAAATGTACTGATTCTTAGTGCTTTTAAAGAATACTGTTGTCTTAGCTTTTTTAAAGGAGCACTGCTAAAAGACCCTTATAAAATCTTGTCCAAACAGGGTGAAAATACTTATGCAGCAAGATTGATCCTGTTTACTCATGTGCAGGAAATCCAAAAATTAACCTCTCAAATAAAGTCTACAATTTCAGAGGCCATAGAAGTAGAAAAATCCGGCTTAAAGTTGCCAGCAAAGGAATATACAGCAAAAGATTTTGTGAATGAACTTCAGCAAAAGTTGGAGGAAGATCCTTCTTTCAAATCTGCATTTGAAGCATTGACCCCAGGAAGGCAAAGAGGATATAACCTCTATTTTTCACAAGCCAAACAATCAGTCACTCGTTTTTCAAGGATAGAAAAATCCATGATCAAGATTTTTGAAGGGAAAGGGTGGAACGAACGATAA
- a CDS encoding aldose epimerase family protein: MKNIIQILGLSCIVLMFACAQKKQTEMPEETMIPEESPYQILTLSNSKGMKMTVTNLGARVMTLLVPDKNGELIDVVLGFDTPSEYLTSPEPFFGTAVGRYGNRIAKGKFDLNGQTYSLALNNGANSLHGGPGGFHNVIWNIEEADDSHIVFTYLSKDGEEGFPGNLNVKMTYFLTEDNEFKITYEAETDKATPVNLTHHSFFNLDGAGSGDVLDQELQLMASKYTPVDSTLIPLGTNEPVAGTPFDFTQSKPIGQDINQDNQQLQFGGGFDHNWVLDKKEKGALELAATAYSPNSGIEMEVYTTEPGIQFYAGNFLDGTAMGKGGVAYEYRSAFCLETQHFPDSPNQPNFPSTILEPGDQYEQTCIYKFGIK; the protein is encoded by the coding sequence ATGAAAAATATAATCCAAATCCTAGGCTTGAGCTGTATCGTTCTTATGTTTGCCTGTGCTCAAAAAAAACAAACCGAAATGCCTGAAGAAACTATGATTCCAGAAGAAAGCCCCTACCAAATCCTGACTTTATCCAATAGCAAAGGAATGAAAATGACGGTCACCAATTTAGGTGCAAGGGTAATGACCTTACTTGTCCCCGATAAAAATGGGGAGTTAATCGATGTAGTGTTAGGGTTTGACACTCCTTCAGAATACCTCACGTCACCTGAACCATTTTTTGGAACTGCTGTGGGTAGGTATGGAAATAGAATTGCAAAAGGAAAATTTGATTTGAATGGACAAACCTATTCTTTGGCTCTCAATAACGGAGCAAATTCCTTACATGGTGGACCAGGAGGTTTCCACAATGTGATATGGAATATTGAAGAGGCTGATGATTCTCATATCGTTTTTACCTACTTATCTAAAGATGGAGAGGAAGGTTTTCCTGGGAATTTGAATGTGAAAATGACCTATTTTCTAACAGAGGATAATGAGTTTAAGATCACGTATGAGGCCGAAACCGATAAAGCTACACCAGTCAACTTAACCCATCATTCCTTTTTCAATTTAGATGGTGCGGGAAGTGGTGATGTGCTAGATCAAGAGCTTCAGCTAATGGCTAGTAAATATACCCCTGTTGATAGTACCCTAATTCCTTTAGGAACCAATGAACCTGTAGCCGGAACACCTTTTGATTTTACACAGTCAAAACCTATCGGTCAGGACATCAACCAAGACAATCAACAATTGCAATTTGGTGGGGGATTTGACCATAACTGGGTACTGGATAAAAAAGAAAAAGGAGCATTAGAATTAGCTGCTACCGCCTATTCACCGAATTCAGGTATTGAAATGGAGGTTTATACTACCGAACCAGGAATCCAGTTTTATGCAGGAAATTTCTTAGACGGGACTGCGATGGGTAAAGGAGGCGTCGCTTATGAATATAGATCTGCATTTTGCCTGGAAACACAGCATTTTCCAGATTCTCCAAATCAACCGAACTTCCCGTCTACGATTTTGGAGCCTGGAGATCAATACGAACAAACTTGTATTTACAAATTTGGGATAAAATAG
- a CDS encoding glycoside hydrolase family 2 protein, giving the protein MKKILMVGAYLLAAQQFATAQTIEYQPVSGKIMTEWAAKVDPENVHQEYPRPQMTRENWVNLNGLWDYAILPKGTAMPSNYDGEILVPFAIESALSGVGKTVGKDNELWYNTTFSTPKKGSKDKVLLHFVASDWETEVFVNGQSVGVHKGGYDPFQFDITEFLKSGKNQSLQVRIWDPSNDGPQPRGKQVNKPGGIWYTPVTGIWETVWLETVPTSYISGIRNSSDIHSKQIIVSPEVSGVEEGHQVKVSAWKDGTMLAEETISPNGTAKLNIPNAELWEPGNPVLYDLKVELINGKKVLDEVGSYAALREIKKAPDANGIQRMMLNGKFLFQYGPLDQGWWPDGLYTAPSEEAMVYDIAKTKEMGFNMIRKHVKVEPARWYYACDKMGMLVWQDMPSGDMGNGWEMKLAVLGSQTDRDRTPESEAIYRTEWKEIMDDFYNFPSIVVWVPFNEAWGQFKTKEITEWTESHDPSRLVNSASGGNFEMDGTKITGDIIDLHNYPDAKMPAPGIYGKDNILVLGEFGGLGLPVDGHVWQQKDNWGYQSFKNEQELLAKYSQLMNRMEELIAAGLSAAVYTQTTDVEVETNGLMTYDRKIIKMKAAELKSLHDRLYKVSIQ; this is encoded by the coding sequence ATGAAAAAAATTTTGATGGTGGGAGCTTACCTATTAGCTGCTCAACAATTTGCAACAGCACAGACAATTGAATATCAGCCAGTTTCAGGAAAAATAATGACCGAATGGGCAGCAAAAGTAGATCCAGAGAATGTGCATCAAGAATATCCAAGACCTCAAATGACCCGTGAAAACTGGGTCAATTTGAATGGACTTTGGGACTATGCTATTCTACCCAAAGGGACAGCAATGCCCAGCAATTATGATGGTGAGATTTTAGTCCCTTTTGCTATAGAATCAGCTCTTTCTGGAGTTGGTAAGACAGTGGGAAAAGACAACGAATTATGGTATAACACTACTTTTTCGACACCAAAAAAAGGAAGCAAGGATAAAGTATTGTTACACTTTGTAGCATCAGACTGGGAGACAGAAGTATTTGTCAATGGGCAATCCGTAGGTGTGCATAAAGGAGGATATGATCCTTTTCAATTTGATATTACTGAATTTTTAAAATCTGGGAAAAACCAATCGCTCCAGGTAAGGATTTGGGATCCCAGCAATGATGGACCACAACCAAGAGGAAAGCAAGTAAACAAGCCGGGAGGGATTTGGTATACTCCTGTGACCGGGATTTGGGAAACTGTTTGGCTAGAAACAGTTCCTACAAGTTATATTTCTGGGATTAGAAACTCCTCTGACATTCATTCCAAGCAAATTATAGTAAGCCCTGAAGTGAGCGGAGTTGAAGAAGGTCATCAGGTAAAGGTTTCTGCCTGGAAAGATGGAACTATGCTGGCCGAAGAAACAATCAGTCCTAATGGAACAGCAAAGCTGAACATACCCAATGCAGAATTATGGGAGCCTGGAAATCCCGTGCTATATGATTTGAAAGTTGAGTTGATCAATGGAAAGAAAGTCCTTGATGAAGTGGGAAGTTATGCAGCCCTTCGTGAAATCAAGAAAGCTCCTGATGCCAATGGTATCCAGCGCATGATGTTAAACGGTAAATTCCTTTTCCAGTATGGACCCCTAGATCAGGGATGGTGGCCAGATGGATTGTATACGGCTCCTTCTGAGGAGGCGATGGTGTATGACATTGCCAAAACCAAGGAGATGGGATTCAACATGATTAGAAAACATGTGAAAGTTGAACCAGCTAGATGGTATTATGCCTGCGATAAAATGGGTATGTTGGTGTGGCAGGATATGCCAAGCGGTGATATGGGGAATGGCTGGGAGATGAAATTGGCTGTACTAGGAAGTCAAACTGACAGGGATCGTACTCCTGAATCTGAAGCGATTTATAGAACAGAATGGAAAGAAATCATGGATGATTTTTACAATTTTCCTTCCATCGTGGTTTGGGTACCTTTCAACGAGGCTTGGGGGCAGTTCAAGACCAAAGAAATCACAGAATGGACCGAGTCCCATGATCCAAGTAGGTTAGTGAATTCTGCTAGTGGAGGAAATTTTGAAATGGATGGAACTAAGATCACAGGAGACATCATTGACCTTCACAATTACCCTGATGCAAAAATGCCTGCCCCTGGAATTTATGGTAAGGATAATATCCTTGTTTTAGGTGAATTTGGAGGCTTAGGACTTCCTGTAGATGGTCACGTCTGGCAACAGAAAGACAATTGGGGGTATCAGAGCTTCAAAAATGAACAAGAGCTTTTAGCCAAATACTCCCAATTGATGAATAGAATGGAAGAATTAATAGCAGCAGGTCTTTCAGCAGCAGTGTACACCCAAACTACCGATGTGGAAGTGGAGACGAATGGTTTGATGACCTATGACCGTAAAATCATTAAAATGAAAGCGGCTGAGTTAAAATCTCTTCATGATCGACTTTATAAGGTTTCTATTCAGTAA
- a CDS encoding glycoside hydrolase family 43 protein codes for MNKRFFLIRLILIFLLIEGFSQVGSAQKKSFENPVLAGDRPDPTVVKIGKYYYASATSNEWAPLFPIFKSDDLVNWELVNYVFPDGAPTWAKNNFWAPELSYDEEQKRIYAYYTARDKESNRLSVAVASASTPESKFTDHGPLVAQEYGSIDAFEARDENGKLYVLWKEDGNSKGQKTPIWAQEIKEDRSKLIGERHELFHNDQEWEGGLVEGIAIFRKNGYFYATYSARGCCEISCDYVTGVARSKSLLGPWEKYEMNPVIKDNENWKCPGHGTVVEKDGELWLLNHAYNQEGSVYVGRQGVLQKVEWTDDFWPVFANDEEYSRSKSSLDFIDNFKSRLDPVWQWRVTQEINFDTGKEGLKLQASEENEKLGTLLVQGTKSLDYQYEAIIIPHEQVEAGLAVIGGANNGFGAPVAGMGISVKGDQLILWETINQQTKEIASHKIPEGKEVKLILSMKDGYKMSTSAEVGEESISLGKVQEVKHLVPWGMGFRLGMVAKGQTDSYAHFKEVKISY; via the coding sequence ATGAATAAGAGATTTTTTCTAATCAGATTAATCCTGATCTTTCTTTTGATTGAAGGGTTTTCCCAAGTTGGGTCGGCCCAAAAAAAGTCATTCGAAAACCCTGTTTTAGCCGGTGATAGGCCTGACCCTACCGTTGTGAAAATAGGCAAGTATTATTATGCCTCTGCTACTTCCAATGAATGGGCTCCTCTTTTTCCTATTTTTAAATCCGATGACTTAGTAAATTGGGAGTTGGTAAATTATGTGTTTCCAGATGGTGCGCCAACTTGGGCAAAAAATAATTTCTGGGCACCCGAGCTTTCCTATGATGAGGAGCAAAAGAGAATCTATGCCTATTACACAGCCAGGGATAAGGAAAGTAACCGTTTAAGTGTAGCAGTGGCAAGTGCCTCGACACCAGAAAGCAAATTCACTGATCACGGTCCGTTGGTGGCACAGGAATATGGTTCCATAGATGCATTTGAAGCGAGAGATGAAAACGGAAAACTCTATGTACTGTGGAAAGAGGATGGAAACAGTAAAGGACAGAAAACTCCGATTTGGGCCCAGGAAATTAAAGAAGATCGTTCCAAACTAATTGGTGAAAGACATGAACTCTTTCATAATGACCAAGAGTGGGAAGGAGGATTGGTAGAAGGAATCGCGATTTTTAGGAAGAATGGGTATTTCTATGCCACCTATTCCGCTAGAGGTTGTTGTGAAATCTCCTGCGATTATGTCACTGGAGTTGCCAGAAGTAAATCGCTTTTAGGCCCTTGGGAGAAATATGAGATGAATCCGGTGATCAAGGATAATGAAAATTGGAAATGTCCAGGGCATGGTACAGTGGTCGAGAAGGACGGGGAGCTTTGGCTGCTAAACCATGCGTACAATCAAGAGGGTAGTGTATATGTGGGCAGGCAGGGAGTATTGCAAAAAGTTGAATGGACGGATGATTTTTGGCCTGTATTTGCAAATGATGAAGAGTACTCTCGTAGCAAATCCTCCCTTGATTTTATTGATAATTTCAAAAGCAGATTAGACCCGGTTTGGCAATGGAGAGTAACTCAGGAAATTAATTTTGATACGGGGAAAGAAGGGCTAAAACTTCAGGCTTCTGAGGAAAATGAAAAGCTGGGAACCTTACTTGTGCAAGGAACGAAATCCTTGGATTACCAATATGAAGCCATTATTATTCCTCATGAACAGGTGGAGGCTGGTTTGGCTGTCATTGGAGGAGCCAACAATGGCTTTGGTGCACCCGTGGCTGGAATGGGAATATCGGTAAAAGGCGATCAACTTATACTTTGGGAAACGATCAACCAACAAACAAAAGAAATAGCCTCACATAAGATTCCAGAAGGTAAGGAAGTAAAACTTATTTTGTCCATGAAGGATGGGTACAAAATGAGCACCTCTGCAGAAGTAGGAGAAGAGTCCATTTCTTTGGGAAAAGTTCAGGAAGTAAAACACCTAGTTCCTTGGGGAATGGGATTTAGACTAGGTATGGTTGCCAAAGGGCAAACTGATTCCTATGCTCATTTTAAAGAGGTGAAAATTTCTTATTGA
- a CDS encoding beta-L-arabinofuranosidase domain-containing protein — translation MNQALLQKLRPNLTNKTQSKPMYQYTRTAFLLLSITITSFACQNGSGGNEVTIVDKIETQATNQYYVSNRAPLIPSSLIKLPVGSVKPEGFLKEYLLRQKEGLTGNLGEISAWLQKTDNAWLSPDGEGKWGWEEVPYWLKGYANIGYILEDQKMIDEAMVWIEGTLNSQREDGNFGPKHFDGDNQDFWANMIMLYCLQSYYEYSQDPRVLELMTNYFKYELTVPDENFLEGYWQKLRGGDNLHSVFWLYNRTGDEFLLDLAEKIHRNTANWTGRDLPLEDIKNYYEVRDGGEVPDWYRDQVDWHNVNHAQAFREPAQYYLLSKNEQDLKASYENFEIIRNHFGQVPGGMFGADEDARPGYADPRQGVETCGMVEQMNSDEHMLRITGDPFWGDHAEEVAYNTYPAAVMPDFKALHYITSPNMALLDAENHFPGIGNKGPFLMMNPFSSRCCQHNHSQGWPYFIENLWMATPDNGVAATLYGANQVEVKVGDGTLVTIKESTHYPFEEEIQFSFSMEKPVEFPLYLRIPEWVKSASISINGELVRDQISGIGFAKINRTWYSGDQISIQLPMEIETKRWEKNSNSLSVSRGPLTYSLKIREKYLKKDSDETAIRDSKWQDGVDTKKWPSWEVHPVTDWNYSIIVDENDPASSFEVMKGKWPSSNFPFTLEEVPIKMVVKAQQIPEWQFDQYGLVGELNDLPKTSDQPVVDVTLIPMGAARLRITAFPELKNSPSTNE, via the coding sequence ATGAACCAAGCATTGCTCCAAAAATTGCGCCCCAATTTGACGAATAAAACCCAATCTAAACCCATGTATCAGTACACCAGAACAGCTTTTTTACTACTAAGTATTACAATAACTTCTTTTGCCTGCCAAAATGGTTCCGGTGGTAATGAAGTGACCATTGTTGATAAAATTGAAACTCAAGCTACCAATCAATATTATGTAAGTAATCGAGCACCATTGATCCCAAGTTCTTTAATTAAACTGCCTGTGGGATCGGTAAAACCAGAGGGTTTTTTAAAGGAATACCTGTTGAGGCAAAAAGAGGGTTTGACAGGGAATTTAGGAGAAATTTCTGCCTGGCTTCAAAAAACGGATAACGCTTGGCTTTCTCCCGATGGAGAAGGTAAATGGGGATGGGAAGAGGTTCCTTATTGGTTGAAAGGCTATGCGAATATTGGCTACATTTTGGAGGATCAAAAAATGATCGACGAGGCGATGGTCTGGATAGAAGGGACCTTGAATAGCCAACGGGAAGATGGGAATTTTGGCCCAAAGCATTTTGATGGGGACAATCAGGATTTTTGGGCAAATATGATCATGCTCTATTGCCTTCAGTCGTATTATGAATATTCCCAAGATCCTCGGGTGTTGGAATTAATGACCAATTATTTCAAGTACGAGTTGACTGTTCCGGATGAAAATTTTTTAGAAGGCTATTGGCAAAAGCTTCGTGGAGGAGATAATTTGCATAGCGTGTTCTGGCTATACAATCGAACAGGAGACGAATTTTTATTGGATTTGGCGGAGAAAATTCATCGAAATACTGCCAATTGGACAGGAAGGGATTTACCCTTAGAAGATATTAAAAACTATTATGAAGTAAGAGATGGAGGGGAAGTTCCTGACTGGTATAGAGATCAGGTGGATTGGCATAATGTGAACCATGCCCAAGCATTTAGAGAACCTGCTCAATATTACTTGCTTTCCAAAAATGAACAGGACTTAAAGGCTTCATATGAAAATTTTGAAATCATTCGGAACCACTTTGGACAGGTACCAGGGGGAATGTTTGGTGCTGATGAAGATGCTAGACCAGGGTATGCAGACCCAAGACAAGGAGTAGAAACCTGTGGGATGGTAGAGCAAATGAATTCAGACGAACATATGCTTAGAATCACCGGAGATCCTTTTTGGGGAGATCATGCAGAGGAAGTTGCCTATAATACCTATCCAGCTGCAGTCATGCCGGATTTTAAGGCATTGCATTACATCACCTCTCCCAATATGGCTTTGTTGGATGCGGAAAATCATTTTCCAGGAATTGGAAACAAAGGGCCATTTTTGATGATGAACCCGTTTAGCTCTAGATGTTGCCAGCATAATCATTCGCAAGGTTGGCCATATTTTATAGAAAACCTATGGATGGCCACACCCGACAATGGGGTTGCAGCGACACTCTATGGTGCAAATCAAGTGGAAGTCAAAGTGGGAGATGGAACGTTGGTTACCATCAAAGAATCCACACACTATCCATTTGAAGAAGAAATTCAGTTTTCCTTCAGTATGGAAAAGCCAGTGGAATTCCCTCTTTATTTAAGGATTCCTGAATGGGTAAAAAGTGCCTCTATTTCTATTAATGGAGAACTTGTAAGAGATCAAATTTCGGGAATTGGCTTTGCTAAAATCAATCGAACTTGGTACAGTGGAGATCAGATATCCATTCAACTGCCAATGGAAATAGAGACTAAACGTTGGGAGAAAAACAGTAACAGTTTAAGTGTGAGCAGAGGTCCTTTGACTTATTCCTTGAAAATCAGAGAGAAATATCTAAAAAAGGATAGTGATGAAACGGCCATCAGGGATTCCAAATGGCAAGATGGGGTGGATACCAAAAAATGGCCTTCTTGGGAAGTTCATCCTGTAACGGACTGGAATTATAGCATCATTGTCGATGAAAATGATCCTGCATCCTCTTTTGAAGTGATGAAGGGGAAATGGCCTTCTTCTAACTTTCCATTTACGCTGGAAGAGGTTCCAATCAAAATGGTGGTAAAGGCTCAGCAAATTCCGGAATGGCAATTCGATCAATATGGTTTGGTTGGAGAATTGAATGACCTTCCCAAAACTTCCGATCAACCTGTAGTAGATGTGACCTTGATCCCGATGGGAGCTGCAAGGTTAAGAATTACCGCTTTTCCAGAATTAAAAAATAGTCCAAGCACCAATGAATAA
- a CDS encoding family 43 glycosylhydrolase → MIATLFQFFLLLQFNPSDVWDRNPVALTDTLYYQNPVFEPVLADPTVIRDGEYFYAYGTEDNWGEEGGYHLVPVIQSKDLVNWQFLGNSMAQKPNWKERGGIWAPDVTKVGNRFFMYYSFSTWGDPNPGIGLAIANSPEGPFVDQGPVFTSEEIGVKNSIDPFYFEQNSNKYLIWGSFHGLFLTKLSADGTKALGDIIKLAGNHLEAAYLVKKGEYFFLFGSSGTCCEGANSTYRVLVGRSKNIEGPYVDQEGRNLLNESSGTLVVRSNLEDNGFAGPGHNSEIVSDSNGNDWLLYHGMDKKKPKLGNGTNRRVLLLDQLIWKEGWPRIENYEPSIAPKIAPQFDE, encoded by the coding sequence ATGATTGCAACTCTTTTTCAATTCTTTTTACTTCTCCAGTTTAACCCATCTGATGTATGGGATAGAAATCCTGTAGCATTAACTGATACCTTGTATTATCAAAATCCAGTATTTGAGCCGGTTCTTGCGGACCCAACAGTTATTCGTGATGGAGAATACTTTTATGCTTATGGTACGGAGGACAACTGGGGGGAAGAAGGAGGCTATCATTTAGTTCCGGTAATCCAATCCAAAGATCTGGTCAATTGGCAATTTTTAGGGAACTCCATGGCCCAAAAACCAAATTGGAAAGAACGAGGAGGAATCTGGGCTCCAGATGTGACCAAAGTAGGCAACCGATTTTTTATGTATTATTCCTTTTCAACTTGGGGTGACCCTAACCCGGGTATTGGTTTGGCCATTGCGAATTCTCCCGAGGGACCATTTGTGGATCAGGGTCCGGTTTTCACTTCTGAAGAAATAGGAGTAAAAAACTCAATTGATCCTTTCTATTTTGAGCAGAATTCCAATAAGTACTTGATTTGGGGAAGTTTTCATGGACTTTTTTTGACTAAGCTTTCCGCTGATGGTACCAAAGCGTTAGGCGATATAATTAAACTTGCTGGAAATCATTTGGAAGCAGCATATTTAGTAAAGAAGGGAGAATACTTTTTTCTTTTTGGTTCTTCTGGAACCTGTTGTGAAGGAGCCAATAGTACTTATCGAGTCCTTGTGGGAAGATCAAAAAATATAGAGGGACCTTATGTAGATCAAGAAGGCAGGAATTTATTGAATGAATCCTCAGGGACTTTAGTGGTAAGGAGCAATCTGGAAGATAATGGTTTTGCCGGACCTGGACATAATTCGGAGATCGTTTCTGATTCAAATGGAAATGACTGGTTGCTTTATCATGGAATGGATAAAAAAAAGCCGAAATTGGGCAATGGAACCAATCGGAGAGTCTTGCTTTTGGATCAATTGATTTGGAAGGAAGGTTGGCCAAGAATTGAAAATTATGAACCAAGCATTGCTCCAAAAATTGCGCCCCAATTTGACGAATAA